The following are encoded together in the Acidobacteriota bacterium genome:
- a CDS encoding arylsulfatase, with amino-acid sequence MKRTHRREFLRTVGAATAGVAVACSLRSERDLDRMPNVVFILADDMGYGDITGLNRDSQIPTANVDRLIREGRYFTDAHSPSALCTPTRYGVLTGRYCFRTRVKRSVLWGYSRHLIEPERTTVASLLRDSGYRTHCIGKWHLGMDMPARGRDGFPEGDEVVDQRAYTGDVDWAGRIENGPVANGFDTFYGISASLDMHPYIYIEDDRFLGECTVENDLLFITEDTREERYGDNLGPAHADFRADEVMPKLTRRTVETIEAQSAGEPFFVFLGLTAPHIPIVPSEKFRGLSEIGPYGDFCLEVDDTVGQVLDALDRKGLTDDTLVIFTADNGCAPYIGVEEMNERGHYPSYVYRGYKSDIYEGGHRIPFAARWPRRIPAGTRSDETICLTDLLATCAGITGTKLPEDAGEDSYDILPALLGEPLSAPIREATVYQAGDGSYAIRQGRWKLEDTPSSGGYYRVSREEARETGLPEIQLYDLSADVGERRNVYAEHPDVVEHLMALLEMYKREPRSAPVL; translated from the coding sequence ATGAAGCGAACCCATCGACGCGAGTTCCTCAGGACCGTGGGGGCGGCGACGGCAGGCGTGGCCGTTGCGTGCAGCCTGCGTTCAGAGCGGGACCTGGATCGCATGCCCAATGTCGTCTTCATCCTGGCCGACGACATGGGTTACGGCGACATCACCGGGTTGAACCGCGACTCGCAGATCCCGACAGCGAACGTCGACCGCCTGATCCGCGAAGGCCGCTACTTCACCGACGCCCATTCGCCTTCGGCCCTGTGCACGCCGACCCGTTACGGCGTGCTCACCGGCCGCTACTGCTTCCGCACGCGGGTCAAGCGCAGCGTGCTCTGGGGCTACAGCCGCCACCTGATCGAGCCCGAGCGCACGACGGTCGCGTCGCTCCTCAGGGACAGCGGCTATCGAACCCATTGCATCGGCAAGTGGCACCTGGGCATGGACATGCCGGCGCGGGGCCGCGACGGTTTCCCCGAGGGCGACGAGGTCGTCGATCAGCGGGCTTACACGGGCGATGTCGACTGGGCGGGCCGGATCGAGAACGGGCCGGTCGCCAACGGCTTCGACACGTTCTACGGCATCTCGGCTTCGCTCGACATGCACCCCTACATCTACATCGAGGACGACCGCTTCCTCGGCGAGTGCACGGTCGAGAATGACCTGCTCTTCATCACCGAGGACACCAGGGAAGAGCGCTACGGCGACAACCTTGGCCCGGCCCATGCCGACTTCCGCGCCGACGAGGTGATGCCGAAGCTGACCCGACGGACCGTGGAGACGATCGAAGCCCAGAGCGCTGGCGAGCCGTTCTTCGTCTTTCTCGGGCTGACGGCTCCCCACATCCCGATCGTCCCCTCGGAGAAGTTCCGCGGACTGAGCGAGATCGGGCCCTACGGGGACTTCTGCCTCGAGGTTGATGACACGGTGGGGCAGGTGCTCGACGCCCTCGATCGCAAGGGGCTGACCGACGACACGCTGGTCATCTTCACCGCGGACAACGGCTGCGCGCCCTACATCGGAGTCGAGGAGATGAACGAGCGGGGGCATTACCCCAGCTACGTCTACCGGGGCTACAAGTCGGACATCTACGAGGGGGGCCACCGCATTCCGTTCGCCGCCCGCTGGCCGCGGCGCATCCCCGCGGGAACCCGCTCGGACGAGACGATCTGCCTGACGGACCTCCTGGCGACTTGCGCCGGCATCACCGGCACGAAGCTCCCGGAAGACGCCGGCGAGGACAGCTACGACATTCTCCCGGCGCTCCTCGGCGAGCCGCTGTCCGCGCCGATCCGGGAGGCGACCGTGTATCAGGCGGGCGACGGCTCGTACGCGATCCGGCAGGGGCGCTGGAAGCTGGAGGACACGCCGAGTTCGGGCGGCTACTACCGCGTGTCCCGCGAAGAGGCGCGCGAAACCGGCCTGCCGGAGATCCAGCTCTACGACCTGTCGGCGGACGTCGGCGAACGGAGGAACGTGTACGCGGAGCACCCCGACGTGGTGGAACACCTGATGGCCCTGCTCGAGATGTACAAGCGCGAACCGCGCAGCGCACCCGTGCTCTAG
- a CDS encoding sulfatase: MLRFLFPASLIALSVLVATPAPAQDRPPNILFIAVDDLNDWVGHLAGHPQASTPNIDRLARRGVSFTRAYAPAPLCNPSRVSLLSGVLPSKSGVYGNGERFREKLPDAVTLMQHLKAHGYSTRGGGKIFHGTRAGDPDSWDEYYTPARPRGARHIGERQEHVPESAWAPWGPLDMDDSEMFDVKIVDWTIGELNKAHEKPFFLACGFTKPHLPWYVPRKYFDMHPLEGVELPATLDSDRDDLPAFGKKLAAEVYAVSDSRNFSRHGEDHAMVLKHDQWHRAVQSYLATISFVDAHVGRLLDALDESEHAGNTIVVLWGDHGWHLGQKQHWRKHALWEVATRTTLIISLPAETRRGATSPRPVSLIDLYPTLVELAGVPGRRGLDGQSLVPLLENPESEWPRPVLTTYGYRNHSVRTERWRYIEYHDGGRELYDHNADSNEWTNLASLPEYASVVEELGGFLPGTNAK, from the coding sequence TTCCTATTCCCTGCATCGCTCATCGCTTTGTCCGTGCTCGTCGCTACACCCGCGCCTGCGCAGGACCGGCCTCCGAACATTCTCTTCATCGCCGTCGACGACCTGAACGACTGGGTCGGCCACCTGGCCGGTCACCCACAGGCGAGCACGCCGAACATCGATCGCCTGGCGCGCCGCGGCGTGTCCTTCACCAGGGCCTACGCGCCGGCGCCTCTCTGCAACCCCTCCCGGGTCAGTCTGTTGTCGGGCGTCCTGCCCTCGAAGTCCGGCGTCTACGGCAACGGCGAGCGGTTTCGCGAGAAGCTGCCCGACGCCGTGACCCTGATGCAGCACCTGAAAGCGCACGGCTACTCCACGCGGGGCGGCGGCAAGATCTTCCATGGAACGCGCGCCGGCGATCCGGACTCCTGGGACGAGTACTACACGCCGGCGCGGCCGAGGGGCGCCCGGCACATCGGGGAACGGCAGGAGCATGTCCCGGAGTCCGCGTGGGCACCCTGGGGACCGCTCGACATGGACGACTCCGAGATGTTCGACGTCAAGATCGTGGACTGGACGATCGGCGAGCTGAACAAGGCGCACGAGAAGCCATTCTTCCTGGCGTGCGGCTTCACCAAGCCCCACCTGCCCTGGTACGTGCCCAGAAAGTACTTCGACATGCACCCACTCGAGGGCGTCGAACTGCCGGCGACCCTGGACAGCGACCGCGACGACCTTCCGGCGTTCGGAAAGAAACTCGCGGCGGAGGTGTACGCGGTCTCGGACTCCCGCAACTTCAGCCGGCACGGCGAGGACCACGCGATGGTGCTGAAGCACGACCAGTGGCACCGCGCCGTGCAGAGCTACCTGGCAACGATCAGCTTCGTCGACGCGCACGTCGGCCGGCTACTCGACGCCCTGGACGAGAGCGAGCACGCCGGCAACACGATCGTCGTGCTCTGGGGCGACCATGGCTGGCATCTAGGCCAGAAGCAGCACTGGCGGAAGCACGCACTCTGGGAAGTAGCAACCCGCACGACACTGATCATCTCCTTGCCGGCGGAAACCCGGCGCGGCGCCACGAGTCCACGCCCGGTCAGCCTGATCGATCTGTACCCCACCCTGGTCGAGCTTGCCGGCGTCCCCGGTCGACGCGGACTGGACGGCCAGAGCCTCGTGCCCCTGCTCGAGAACCCGGAGTCGGAGTGGCCGCGGCCCGTGCTGACGACGTACGGCTACCGAAACCACTCCGTCCGTACCGAGCGCTGGCGCTACATCGAGTACCACGACGGCGGCAGGGAGCTCTACGACCACAACGCCGACTCGAACGAGTGGACCAACCTGGCTTCCCTGCCGGAGTACGCCTCCGTCGTCGAAGAGCTCGGCGGGTTCCTTCCCGGGACGAACGCGAAGTAG